Genomic window (Pseudothauera hydrothermalis):
CACCAGTGCGCCCCACAGCAGCAGGCCGACCCCGGCGGTGGTCTCGCCGCTGATCAGCAACCAGATGCCCAGCGATCCCCAGGCGAACGGAGTGCCGAAGGGAATCATGGCGATCAATGCAGTGACCGCGCCGAGCAGGACTGGCGCCGGCAGTCCGGCCCACCAGTATCCGAGCCCGGCCACCAGGCCTTGCGCCAGTGCGGTGGCGATCAGCCCCCAGACGACCGCCTTGGTCATGCCGCCCACCGCGTTGAGGTAGGCATCGACCCGCTGGCCGAGAAAGCGGTGCAGCACCACTTCGACCTGGGCCAGCACGCGATCGCCATCGCGATAGAGAAAGAACACTGTGATCAGCGCGAAGCCGAGCTTGGCGGCATTGCGGCCCACGTCGCCGACCAGGGCGACCAACTGATCGCTGCCCTGGCTCACCCATTCGGTCATCTGTGTGCGGAAGGCGTCCGGGTCGCGGGTGAGGTCGTCGATCAAGCTCTGCAGCGTGTCGCCCAGCCAGGGCAATGCGCGGATGAACTCAGGCAGGGCCAGCGAGCCTGACCGGATCTGGGTGGTGACGGTGGAAATGGCCGTGCCGATCTCGGTGCGCAGCAGCAGCCCCATCCAGAGCGCCGGCAGCACGAAGGCGGCGCTCAGCAGCAGGGTCATGGTCAACGCGCTCAGGCCCGGGTGGCGCGGCATGCACGCACGCAGGCGGGCATAGAGCGGCCAGGTGGCAAAGGCGATGATGATGGCCCAGGCTACCGGCACGATGAAAACGTGCAGGACCGCATAGCTGAGCAGCAACAGGCCGCCGAGCAGGAAGCCGAGAATGACCCGGCGGGCGATCTTTTCTGCGACCTGGTCGAGCATGGGCGCTCTCCTGCGCGGGTAGGGGGTCAGCGCGCCGGCGTTGCCGGCGGCGCCAGCGTTTCGTCATCCGGGCTGGCCTCCGGAGCGGGCGCCGGCAACTGGGTGGCCAGCACCTTGTCGATGCGCTTGCCGTCCAGGTCGACCACCTCGAAGCGCCAGTTTTCCCAGGTGGCGATATCGCCGGTGCCGGGCAGGCGGCCGAGCAGCCACATCACCATGCCCGACAGGGTGTGGTAGCGGCCCTTGTCCTCCTCCGGCACGGCCTTGATGCCCAGCCGGTCCTTCAGCTCGACGATCGGAATCAGGCCGTCGAGCAGCCAGGAGCCGTCTTCGCGCTGCACGGCCCAGGCCTCCTCGGTATCGTGCGTCAGGAACTCCCCGGTCACCGATTCGATGACGTCGTGCAGCGTCACCATGCCCTGCACCTCGCCGTATTCATCGATCACGAAGACGATATAAGTGCCGGAGGCGCGGAACTGATCGAGCAGTTCCATGCCGGTGAGCGACTCCGGCACATAGATCGGCGCCTGCAGTTCGTGGGTGAGATCGACCGGATCGCCGCGCAGCATCTGGGCGAAGATCTGCTTGGCGCTGACGATGCCGAGGATGTCGTCGAGTCCTTCCTTGCAGACCGGGAAGCTCGAATGGGCAGCGTTGGCCACCAGGGCCAGGTTCTCTTCCAGCGGACGGGTGATGTCGAGCGAGACGATGTCGGCGCGCGGCACCATCAGCGAACCAATCTGGCGGTCATCGAGACGGAAGACGTTGCGCACCATCTCGTGTTCGCTCTTCTCGATCACGCCGGCTTCCGAACCCTCGTTGAGCAGGGCGTGGATCTCCTCCTCGGTGACGCTGGGGCCGGCGGTCTCGCGCTGCCCCATCAGACGCAGCAGCAGGGCGGTCGAAGCGGCCAGCAGATGAACGAAGGGGCGCGAGGAGACCGCCAGCACGTTCATCGGCCGGGCAACGAGGCGGGCGATGCCCTCCGGGTTGAGTTGGCCGATACGCTTGGGCACCAGTTCGCCGACCACGATGGAGACATAGGTGATGACCACCACGACCAGCACCGTCGAACCGATCTCGCTGACGCGCTGCTCCATGCCCAGGGCCTGCAGCCACTCGGCCAGCGGGCCGGCCAGGGCCGCTTCACCGACGATGCCGTTGAGGATGCCGATCGAGGTGATGCCGATCTGGATGGTGGACAGGAAGCGGGTGGGGTCTTCGCCGAGCTTGATGGCCACCGCCGCGGCACCGTCGCCATCTTCCGCGAGCCGGACAAGCCGGGCGCGCCGGGCGGTCACTAAGGCGATTTCGGACATTGCGAAGACACCGTTGAGCACGATGAGGGCGATCAGCAGGGCTATTTCCATGATGTGGGGTCAGCAGAAGCAAGAATGAGGTCGAGCAGGGGACTGCCCGTAAGCATCATTGTGGACAAGATAAGGCGACGGAGAGCGTGCCTGATGCCGCAGTGGCGGCGTCAGGCGTGCGAGCGCGCGACAGACCCGTTGTCGTTCGACACGTCGGGAGGAACGGGCTGCAAACGTACTGCGGTATCGAGGGCGGTGACCTGGAAGGTCTTCCGGACGACGGCGGCGATCATCGCCCGGGGAGGCGGGCGGGGCGCCCGCAAGGCAGGAAGGACAACTCATAGGGCGGAGTGCATGACACCCCGCGCGACCCTTTATCTGTTGCAATGCAGACGATCATGCCCGATTCGGGTCCGGGTGTCGACGGCCGGCCAGCGCGGGTGTGTTCGCGACGCTTGACTTCGCCGTGGCGTGGCATACACTCGCGCTCCATCAAGGGGAGTAGCTTTTCACGCTGCAGCATCGTCATCACGGTCGGTCCGTCGCCAGACAACCGCCCGGTGCTGCAGGCAACGATCGGTTGGTTCGTTGCAAGCGAGACCTTGCCCAAGGGCAAGGTCCGTGCGCGCAAAACCTGTGCAAGGGGCCGTGTCCTTCGGGAACCGGCCCTTTTTGTTTTTGTGCGGAGCGCGTCTTGGAATCGATCGGTACGTGGTGGATGTGGGCGGTCTTTGCCGCCATCGTGGTGACGATGCTGCTGGTGGATCTGTTCGCCTTCGGCGGCGGCAAACAGCACCGGGTGTCCTTGAAGGAGGCCGCGGGCTGGTCGCTGGCCTGGGTGACGGTGGCGATGCTGTTCGCCGCCGGGTTGTGGTGGTATCTGGACGGCAGCGCCGGGCGTGCGTTCGCCAACGAAAAGACCCTGGCCTTCGTCACCGGCTACCTGGTCGAGAAGTCGCTGGCGGTCGATAACGTCTTCGTGTGGATGATGATCTTCAGCTTCTTCGCGGTGCCGCTGGAGCTGCAGCGCCGGGTGCTGCTGTACGGCATCGTCGGCGCCATCGTGCTGCGCACCATCATGATCTTCGCCGGCAGCTGGCTGATCAGCGAGTTCCACTGGATCCTCTACATCTTCGGCGCCTTCCTGGTGGTCACCGGCATCAAGATGGCGTGGTTCTCCGAGCACGATCCGAACTTGGAGAAAAATCCCCTCATCCGCTGGATCCGCAACCACTACCCGATCACCGAGAAGCTGGAGGGCGAGCGCTTCTTCGTCGTGCGCAACGGGGTGCGGATGATGACCCCGCTCTTCCTCGCCCTGGTGCTGGTCGAAATCTCGGACGTGATCTTCGCGGTCGACAGCATTCCGGCGATCTTCGCGATCACTACCGACCCCTTCATCGTGCTGACTTCGAACCTGTTCGCCATCCTCGGCCTGCGGGCGATGTATTTCCTGCTCGCGGACATGGGCGACCGCTTCGAACTGCTCAAGTACGGTCTGGCTGCGATCCTGGTGTTCATCGGCACCAAGATGCTGATCGTCGACTGGATCAAGATCCCGGTGCTGGTGTCGCTGTCGGTGGTCGCCACCCTCCTTGCCTGCTCGGTGTTCGCCAGCCTGTGGTACTCGGCGCGCAGGGCGAAAGCGCAGGGCTGATCACGGCCATTGCGTGGTGCAGATAGAAGAGACCCGGCAGTGCCGGGCTTCATCCCTTCAACCATCAATCCATTGCCAACATGCTTGAGACCTTGAAACGGATCGTCGAATCCGCCCGCTTTCAGCACTTCATCGTCGCCGTCATCGTCATCAATGCCATTACCCTGGGCCTGGAAACCTCGCCCACGATCATGGCGCAGGCAGGCGGGCTGTTGCTGGCGCTGGATCGTGCGGCGCTGATCGTGTTCGTGGTGGAGATCGCCATGAAACTGATCGTCTATCGCTTCGGCTTCTTCCGCAGCGGCTGGAACGTGTTCGATTTCACCATCGTGGCGATTACCCTTGCGCCGGTCGGCGAGGGTTTTGCGGTGCTGCGCTCGCTGCGCATCCTGCGCGCCCTGCGTCTGGTATCGGTCATCCCGTCGATGCGCAAGGTGGTGAGCGCGCTGTTGCGCGCGATCCCCGGCATGGGCTCTGTCGTCACCTTGTTGCTGCTGGTGTTCTATGTCGCTGCGGTGATGACCACCAAGCTGTTCGGGAGCGACTTCCCGGAATGGTTCGGCAGCATCGGGGCGTCCTTCTACACCTTGTTCCAGGTGATGACCCTGGAGTCATGGTCCATGGGTATTGCACGCCCGGTGATGGAGGCTCATCCCTTTGCCTGGGTGTTCTTTGTCGCCTTCATCCTGCTGACGACCTTCGCGGTGCTGAATCTCTTCATCGCCATCGTTGTGGACGCGATGAGCGAGGTGGAGCACGAAGAACAGGCGAAGACACGCGACCTGGTCGATGTCGATCACAACGAAGTGCTCACCGAACTCAGGGCGCTGCGTGCCGAGCTGGCGGCGCTGCGGCAGGAGCAGGCGGTCGCCCGGCACGCGACAATGTGAGCCGGCAGCACAATGAAAAACGCCCGGCTGTTGCCGGGCGTCGGGTGCCAAGGGGGTGAGGTGTCAGGCCGCGGCAACCGGGATCTTGCCGATCTTGGCCTGCCATTCCTTCGGGCCGGTGTTGTGCACGCTGGTGCCGGTGGAGTCGACCGCCACGGTCACCGGCATGTCCTGCACGGTGAATTCGTAGATCGCTTCCATGCCCAGGTCCTCGAAGCCGACCACCTTGGCCTCCTTGATCGCCTTGGACACCAGGTAGGCCGAGCCGCCCACCGCCATCAGGTAGGCGGATTTGTTGTCACGAATGGCCTCGATGGCCGCAGGGCCGCGCTCGGCTTTGCCTACCATGGCAATCAGGCCGGTTTGTTCCAGCATCATGCGGGTGAATTTATCCATGCGGGTGGCAGTGGTCGGTCCCGCGGGGCCGACCACTTCATCGCGCACCGGGTCGACCGGACCAACGTAGTAGATCACCCGGTTGGTGAAATCCACCGGCAATTTTTCGCCGCGCGCCAGCATGTCCTGGATGCGCTTGTGCGCTGCGTCGCGACCGGTGAGCATCTTGCCGTTCAATAGCAGAATCTGCCCCGGTTTCCAGGAGGCCACTTGCTCGCGGGTCAAGGTATCCAGATTCACCCGGGTTGCCACCTGGGTGTCGGCCTTCCAGGTGACTTGTGGCCAGTCCTCCAGTTTGGGCGGCACCAGCTTGGCCGGACCGGAACCGTCCAGATGGAAATGCACATGGCGGGTGGCCGCACAGTTGGGGATCATGGCCACCGGCAGGCTGGCTGCGTGGGTCGGGTAGTCCAAAATCTTGACATCCAGTACGGTGGTCAGCCCGCCCAGACCCTGTGCGCCGATGCCCAGGGCGTTGACCTTTTCCATCAGCTCCAGGCGTAGCTCTTCGATGCGGGAAAGCGTTGCACCCGAGGCGGCCTTGGCGCGCAGCGTATGGATGTCGACCGGGGCCATCAAGGACTCTTTGGCCAGCAGCATGGCTTTTTCCGGCGTGCCGCCGATGCCGATGCCCAGAATGCCCGGCGGACACCAGCCGGCACCCATGGTGGGTACGGTTTTGAGCACCCAGTCCACGATGGAGTCCGACGGGTTGAGCATGACCATTTTGGACTTGTTCTCCGAGCCGCCGCCTTTGGCCGCACAGATGACTTCCACGTGATCGCCGGGAACAATTTCGTAATGGATCACCGCCGGGGTGTTGTCGCGCGAATTCTTGCGCGCGCCGGCCGGATCGAGCAGCACCGAGGCGCGTAATTTATTGTCCGGGTGGGTGTAGGCGCGGCGCACGCCTTCATTGACCATCTCCTGAACGCTCATCGTCGCCTCCCAGCGCACGTTCATACCCACTTTGAGAAACACCACGGCAATGCCGGTGTCCTGACAGATGGGACGGTGGCCTTCGGCACACATGCGCGAGTTGGTCAGAATCTGTGCGATGGCGTCCTTGGCCGCCGGGCTTTCCTCGCGTTCATAGGCCTCACCCAGCGCTTGGATGTAATCCAGCGGGTGGTAATAACTGATGTACTGGAAGGCATCCGCGACGGACTGGATCAGGTCTTCTTCGCGAATCACGGTCATGGCGAGGTTCTCCGTAGGTTAAGGACGAGTCCGGCCCCTGGCGGGGCATATCGAAGGCTGCGATTCTAGCATCCGGGGTCGGTTGCGCCGGGGCGCGGCTTGGGTGAGACGGCGCTGTAAGTCGTGTGTAAGATAGATATCCTTAAATACTGCGCAATTTGCGGTGACTGACAAAGATCAGCCCGGCGCGGGCGTCGATCGAAGTGGCCGATCCGGTAACCCGTCGGCCTGGCAGCCGGATTCAACCTGTTAAAACGGTTAGGAGAGGAAAGCATGTCCAACGAGCAGCAAACCCGCGTGTATCACCCGTCTGCAGAAGTGGTGAAGAACGCCGCGGTCTCTGGTATGGATGCCTACCTGGCGTTGTGCAAGGAAGCCGAGCAGGATTACGAAGGATACTGGGCCCGCCATGCGCGTGAGCTGTTGGACTGGAAGGTACCGTTTACCCAGGTGCTCGACGAGAGCAATGCGCCGTTTTTCAAATGGTTTGCCGACGGCAAGCTGAACGCTTCTTACAACTGCCTGGACCGGAATGTCGCAAACGGACTGGGCGACAAGGTTGCCATCATCTTCGAGGCCGACGGTGGCGAAGTCACCCGGGTGAGCTATCGGGAGTTGCTCGCCCGTGTGTGCCGTCTGGCCAACGCACTGCGTGGCATGGGCGTCAAGAAGGGTGACCGGGTCATCATTTATTTGCCGATGTCGATCGAAGGCATCGTTGCCATGCAGGCTTGCGCGCGGATCGGCGCTACCCATTCGGTGGTGTTCGGCGGCTTCTCCGCCCAGGCGCTGCGTGACCGCATTCATGACACCCAGGCGTCGGTGGTCATTACCGCCGACGGCCAGTTCCGCGGTGGCAAGGCGCTGCCGCTCAAGTCGATCGCCGATGAGGCCATCGCGCTGGGCGGCTGCGAGGCGGTCAAGCATGTGGTGGTGGTCAAGCGCACCGGCGGTGAGGTGAACATGGTCGCCGGTCGTGACCAGTGGTATGCCGATCTGGTGGCCAACCAGCCCGACACCTGCGAGCCTGAGTGGGTCGAGGCCGAGCATCCGCTGTTTTTGCTCTACACCTCCGGTTCTACCGGCAAGCCCAAGGGTGTTCAGCACTCCACCGGCGGTTATCTGCTGCATGCGGTGCTGACCATGAAGTACACCTTCGATATCAAACCCACCGACGTGTTCTGGTGCACCGCCGACATCGGTTGGGTGACCGGCCATACCTATATTGCCTACGGCCCCTTGGCCTGCGGCGCTACCGAAGTGGTGTTCGAAGGCGTGCCGACCTATCCGGATGCCGGCCGCTTCTGGAAGATGATCCAGGACCACAAGGTCACCATCTTCTACACCGCGCCCACCGCCATC
Coding sequences:
- a CDS encoding AI-2E family transporter, yielding MLDQVAEKIARRVILGFLLGGLLLLSYAVLHVFIVPVAWAIIIAFATWPLYARLRACMPRHPGLSALTMTLLLSAAFVLPALWMGLLLRTEIGTAISTVTTQIRSGSLALPEFIRALPWLGDTLQSLIDDLTRDPDAFRTQMTEWVSQGSDQLVALVGDVGRNAAKLGFALITVFFLYRDGDRVLAQVEVVLHRFLGQRVDAYLNAVGGMTKAVVWGLIATALAQGLVAGLGYWWAGLPAPVLLGAVTALIAMIPFGTPFAWGSLGIWLLISGETTAGVGLLLWGALVVSWVDNLIRPLVISSATRIPFLLVMFGVLGGLAAFGLVGLFLGPVVLAVLMAVWREWIEESDMAGVGAQQLIAQARDKPATKGDQP
- a CDS encoding hemolysin family protein; protein product: MEIALLIALIVLNGVFAMSEIALVTARRARLVRLAEDGDGAAAVAIKLGEDPTRFLSTIQIGITSIGILNGIVGEAALAGPLAEWLQALGMEQRVSEIGSTVLVVVVITYVSIVVGELVPKRIGQLNPEGIARLVARPMNVLAVSSRPFVHLLAASTALLLRLMGQRETAGPSVTEEEIHALLNEGSEAGVIEKSEHEMVRNVFRLDDRQIGSLMVPRADIVSLDITRPLEENLALVANAAHSSFPVCKEGLDDILGIVSAKQIFAQMLRGDPVDLTHELQAPIYVPESLTGMELLDQFRASGTYIVFVIDEYGEVQGMVTLHDVIESVTGEFLTHDTEEAWAVQREDGSWLLDGLIPIVELKDRLGIKAVPEEDKGRYHTLSGMVMWLLGRLPGTGDIATWENWRFEVVDLDGKRIDKVLATQLPAPAPEASPDDETLAPPATPAR
- a CDS encoding TerC family protein, producing MESIGTWWMWAVFAAIVVTMLLVDLFAFGGGKQHRVSLKEAAGWSLAWVTVAMLFAAGLWWYLDGSAGRAFANEKTLAFVTGYLVEKSLAVDNVFVWMMIFSFFAVPLELQRRVLLYGIVGAIVLRTIMIFAGSWLISEFHWILYIFGAFLVVTGIKMAWFSEHDPNLEKNPLIRWIRNHYPITEKLEGERFFVVRNGVRMMTPLFLALVLVEISDVIFAVDSIPAIFAITTDPFIVLTSNLFAILGLRAMYFLLADMGDRFELLKYGLAAILVFIGTKMLIVDWIKIPVLVSLSVVATLLACSVFASLWYSARRAKAQG
- a CDS encoding ion transporter gives rise to the protein MLETLKRIVESARFQHFIVAVIVINAITLGLETSPTIMAQAGGLLLALDRAALIVFVVEIAMKLIVYRFGFFRSGWNVFDFTIVAITLAPVGEGFAVLRSLRILRALRLVSVIPSMRKVVSALLRAIPGMGSVVTLLLLVFYVAAVMTTKLFGSDFPEWFGSIGASFYTLFQVMTLESWSMGIARPVMEAHPFAWVFFVAFILLTTFAVLNLFIAIVVDAMSEVEHEEQAKTRDLVDVDHNEVLTELRALRAELAALRQEQAVARHATM
- a CDS encoding fumarate hydratase produces the protein MTVIREEDLIQSVADAFQYISYYHPLDYIQALGEAYEREESPAAKDAIAQILTNSRMCAEGHRPICQDTGIAVVFLKVGMNVRWEATMSVQEMVNEGVRRAYTHPDNKLRASVLLDPAGARKNSRDNTPAVIHYEIVPGDHVEVICAAKGGGSENKSKMVMLNPSDSIVDWVLKTVPTMGAGWCPPGILGIGIGGTPEKAMLLAKESLMAPVDIHTLRAKAASGATLSRIEELRLELMEKVNALGIGAQGLGGLTTVLDVKILDYPTHAASLPVAMIPNCAATRHVHFHLDGSGPAKLVPPKLEDWPQVTWKADTQVATRVNLDTLTREQVASWKPGQILLLNGKMLTGRDAAHKRIQDMLARGEKLPVDFTNRVIYYVGPVDPVRDEVVGPAGPTTATRMDKFTRMMLEQTGLIAMVGKAERGPAAIEAIRDNKSAYLMAVGGSAYLVSKAIKEAKVVGFEDLGMEAIYEFTVQDMPVTVAVDSTGTSVHNTGPKEWQAKIGKIPVAAA
- the acs gene encoding acetate--CoA ligase, yielding MSNEQQTRVYHPSAEVVKNAAVSGMDAYLALCKEAEQDYEGYWARHARELLDWKVPFTQVLDESNAPFFKWFADGKLNASYNCLDRNVANGLGDKVAIIFEADGGEVTRVSYRELLARVCRLANALRGMGVKKGDRVIIYLPMSIEGIVAMQACARIGATHSVVFGGFSAQALRDRIHDTQASVVITADGQFRGGKALPLKSIADEAIALGGCEAVKHVVVVKRTGGEVNMVAGRDQWYADLVANQPDTCEPEWVEAEHPLFLLYTSGSTGKPKGVQHSTGGYLLHAVLTMKYTFDIKPTDVFWCTADIGWVTGHTYIAYGPLACGATEVVFEGVPTYPDAGRFWKMIQDHKVTIFYTAPTAIRSLIKAADNNPAVHPKNYDLSSLRILGSVGEPINPAAWEWYYENVGGSRCPIVDTFWQTETGGHMITPLPGVTPLVPGSCTLPFPGIMAAVVDETGTEVPNGQGGILVIKRPWPSMIRTVWGDDERFKKSYYPDDFKGKLYLAGDGAIRDKDTGYFTITGRIDDVLNVSGHRMGTMEIESALVAHEKVAEAAVVGRPDDVTGEAIVAFVVLKGPRPTGDEAKAVVKELQNWVAHEIGPIAKPKDIRFGENLPKTRSGKIMRRLLRQLAKGEEITQDTSTLENPAILEQLKQSA